A genomic stretch from Prochlorococcus marinus str. MIT 9312 includes:
- a CDS encoding ribonuclease HII — protein MREKKEEDLQQVLNKVSEVGIDEVGRGAVFGPVFSAVVVLTEKNKFILKQFGVKDSKKLTPKKRKLLLPKILLLSSDYGIGQSSAREIDMLGIRVATELSMIRALKKLKEKPSEIIVDGPLLLRPWKGIQKNIVSGDSKITAIASASIVAKVARDNLMERLEKKYSGYLIFKNKGYGTREHFSNIKKNGITNLHRKSFLNQSDLI, from the coding sequence ATGCGAGAAAAAAAAGAAGAAGATCTTCAGCAAGTATTGAATAAAGTATCCGAAGTTGGAATAGATGAAGTTGGAAGGGGAGCAGTTTTTGGTCCAGTTTTCTCCGCTGTTGTAGTTTTAACTGAAAAAAATAAATTTATCTTGAAACAATTTGGAGTAAAGGATAGTAAAAAATTAACTCCTAAAAAAAGAAAATTACTTTTGCCAAAAATTTTATTACTTTCTTCAGATTATGGAATTGGGCAATCCTCAGCCAGAGAAATAGATATGCTCGGCATCAGAGTCGCAACAGAACTTTCAATGATAAGAGCTTTAAAAAAATTAAAAGAAAAACCATCTGAAATAATAGTTGATGGCCCTTTATTGTTAAGACCATGGAAAGGAATTCAGAAAAATATAGTATCAGGAGACTCGAAAATTACCGCAATAGCTTCAGCAAGCATAGTTGCAAAAGTAGCTCGAGACAATCTAATGGAAAGATTAGAAAAAAAATACTCAGGATACTTAATATTTAAAAATAAAGGGTATGGTACCAGGGAGCATTTTTCAAATATCAAAAAAAATGGAATAACTAATCTTCATAGGAAAAGTTTTTTAAATCAATCAGATCTTATTTAA
- a CDS encoding DUF1997 domain-containing protein: MLLSFDAKQKLKLSVTRNKEYLSKYLLEEERVVGAMLDSKKLVPEGEGRYKYTVTSFKVFQLDINPVVSIAVENKDGILKMSALESKLDGLGMIDDFNLILKANLEATDIGLEGEALLGVSVSQPPLLKLVPKKILESTGHSVLNGILLGIKSRVQQQLVKDFVDWCELNKI; encoded by the coding sequence ATGCTATTGTCTTTTGATGCAAAACAAAAACTAAAGCTTTCCGTAACACGGAATAAAGAATATCTTTCTAAATATCTTTTGGAAGAAGAAAGAGTTGTTGGAGCAATGCTGGACTCCAAAAAATTAGTACCTGAAGGAGAAGGTAGGTATAAGTATACAGTAACAAGTTTTAAGGTTTTTCAATTAGATATCAATCCTGTTGTTTCAATTGCAGTAGAAAATAAAGATGGAATTTTAAAAATGAGTGCTCTTGAAAGTAAATTGGATGGTTTGGGGATGATAGATGACTTTAATCTTATTTTGAAAGCGAATTTGGAAGCAACTGATATTGGATTAGAAGGAGAGGCGCTTTTAGGAGTATCTGTAAGCCAACCTCCTTTACTGAAACTGGTCCCAAAGAAAATTTTGGAATCTACTGGTCATTCGGTATTGAACGGAATTTTGTTGGGTATAAAGTCAAGAGTTCAACAGCAATTAGTGAAAGATTTTGTAGATTGGTGTGAATTAAATAAGATCTGA
- the pheA gene encoding prephenate dehydratase, producing MSKQVAYLGPQGTYAEKAAHILSKLANFQTPIFVPCNGLHSVIKSLAYKNCDAAVVPIENSVEGGVTATLDALWKFPDIFINKAIVLPIKHALISDGELSKISEVLSHPQALAQCSEWLSENLPNAIPLPTNSTSEAVNMVKGSQFRAAIGSKSLIQIEGLKELAFPINDVPGNCTRFVLLSKESNSNSPNLASFAFSLISNKPGALLKAINYIADFGFNMSKIESRPSKRELGEYIIYVDLEINNQNNIENFLELKNHLKPLCNNFVDFGNYFSENIELD from the coding sequence ATGAGCAAACAAGTTGCATATTTAGGTCCTCAAGGGACATACGCAGAAAAAGCAGCTCATATATTATCAAAGCTTGCCAATTTTCAGACACCTATATTTGTACCATGTAACGGACTACATTCGGTTATAAAATCATTAGCCTACAAAAATTGTGATGCTGCTGTAGTTCCTATTGAAAATTCTGTAGAAGGTGGAGTGACAGCCACTCTAGATGCCCTCTGGAAATTTCCTGATATTTTTATCAATAAAGCAATTGTTTTACCCATCAAACATGCATTAATTAGTGATGGAGAACTTTCAAAGATTTCAGAAGTATTATCTCATCCTCAAGCATTAGCTCAATGTTCAGAATGGTTATCTGAAAATCTTCCAAATGCTATCCCTCTTCCAACAAATTCAACATCAGAAGCTGTGAATATGGTAAAGGGAAGTCAATTTAGAGCAGCTATCGGTTCAAAATCATTAATTCAAATTGAAGGGCTTAAAGAATTAGCCTTCCCTATTAATGATGTTCCAGGTAATTGCACTAGATTTGTCTTATTGAGCAAAGAATCAAATTCTAATTCGCCTAATCTTGCCAGTTTTGCTTTCTCATTAATCTCCAACAAACCAGGTGCTTTACTTAAGGCTATAAATTATATTGCTGATTTTGGCTTTAATATGAGTAAAATAGAGTCTAGACCTTCTAAAAGAGAGTTAGGGGAATATATTATATATGTTGATTTAGAAATCAATAATCAAAATAATATTGAAAACTTTCTTGAATTAAAAAATCATCTCAAACCCCTATGCAATAACTTTGTAGATTTTGGAAATTATTTTTCTGAGAATATTGAGTTAGATTAA
- a CDS encoding methyltransferase domain-containing protein gives MVELFLPFFLLVLFLLALFFVWRINPRKYISSGTVASAYDAWTQDKLLERLWGEHIHLGFYPSDGKNIDFRKAKVQFVHELVKWSGLDKLPKGSRILDVGCGIGGSSRILAKYYGFNVTGITISPAQVKRAKELTPLGLNCNFQVMDALNLKFKDGSFDAVWSVEAGAHMNDKTKFADEMLRTLRPGGYLALADWNSRDLRSYPPSFFEKLVLKQLLDQWVHPDFISINEFANILSTNKNSAGRVVSENWNFYTNPSWYDSIIEGIRRPSAILTLGPLAIVKSIREIPTILLMNWAFRKGLMEFGVYKCRG, from the coding sequence ATGGTTGAATTATTTTTACCTTTTTTTTTACTGGTTTTATTTCTTTTAGCTTTGTTTTTTGTCTGGAGAATTAATCCTAGAAAATATATTTCTTCTGGCACAGTGGCATCTGCATATGATGCTTGGACCCAAGATAAATTGCTTGAGAGATTGTGGGGAGAGCATATACATTTAGGCTTTTATCCCTCAGATGGGAAGAATATTGATTTTAGAAAGGCTAAAGTTCAGTTTGTGCATGAATTAGTCAAGTGGAGTGGTTTAGATAAATTGCCAAAAGGATCCAGAATACTCGATGTAGGTTGTGGAATAGGAGGAAGTTCTAGGATTCTTGCGAAATATTATGGATTTAATGTTACTGGAATTACAATTAGTCCTGCTCAAGTAAAAAGAGCAAAAGAACTTACTCCTCTTGGACTCAATTGTAATTTTCAAGTTATGGACGCATTGAATTTAAAATTTAAAGATGGATCATTTGATGCGGTATGGAGTGTGGAGGCGGGCGCACACATGAATGATAAAACTAAGTTTGCAGATGAAATGCTGAGAACTTTGAGACCCGGAGGTTATTTGGCATTAGCTGATTGGAACTCAAGAGATCTCAGATCATATCCTCCTTCTTTTTTTGAAAAGTTGGTTCTTAAACAATTACTTGATCAGTGGGTTCATCCTGATTTTATAAGCATTAACGAATTTGCTAATATTCTTAGTACTAATAAAAATAGTGCAGGAAGAGTTGTTTCTGAAAATTGGAATTTTTATACAAATCCTTCATGGTACGACTCCATAATCGAGGGAATTCGAAGACCTTCTGCAATTTTAACTCTTGGACCTTTAGCGATAGTTAAGTCAATAAGAGAGATCCCGACAATACTTCTTATGAATTGGGCATTTAGAAAAGGTTTAATGGAGTTTGGAGTTTATAAATGTAGAGGATAA
- a CDS encoding LON peptidase substrate-binding domain-containing protein, with protein sequence MGELSVRELPLFPLPEVVLFPQEILPLHIFESRYRIMLKSVLESDSMFGVIKLDSNTKSMAKVGCCAQILKHQTAEDGRSNIITLGQQRFQVLEITRSTPYFSAMVSWISDEKIDDLQKLDSLKDLVTEALNDVINLTSKLTNTKKNLPDKLPNNPMELSFWIGAHLGGPVAEEQQRLLEERNTYTRLQREYEMLDHTRKQLAARTALKESFPDIKEN encoded by the coding sequence ATGGGAGAGCTCTCAGTAAGGGAATTACCTTTATTTCCTTTGCCAGAGGTAGTTCTTTTCCCTCAAGAAATATTGCCTTTACATATTTTTGAATCTAGATACAGAATTATGCTTAAATCTGTACTAGAGAGTGATTCTATGTTTGGCGTTATAAAGTTGGATTCAAATACTAAAAGTATGGCTAAAGTTGGATGCTGTGCTCAAATTTTAAAACATCAAACTGCAGAGGATGGAAGAAGTAATATTATCACCCTCGGACAACAAAGATTCCAAGTATTAGAAATAACTCGTTCAACTCCATATTTTTCAGCGATGGTAAGTTGGATTAGTGATGAAAAGATTGATGATCTTCAAAAATTAGATTCTTTAAAAGATTTAGTTACTGAAGCACTTAATGATGTTATTAACTTAACAAGTAAATTGACAAATACAAAAAAAAACCTACCTGATAAACTACCTAACAATCCTATGGAATTATCATTTTGGATAGGAGCTCATTTGGGTGGTCCTGTTGCAGAGGAGCAGCAAAGACTTCTAGAGGAAAGAAATACTTATACTCGTTTGCAAAGAGAATATGAAATGCTTGATCATACAAGAAAACAACTGGCTGCAAGAACTGCTTTGAAAGAAAGTTTTCCTGATATAAAAGAAAATTAA
- the rpsJ gene encoding 30S ribosomal protein S10, translating into MTASIAQQKIRIRLKAFDRRMLDLSCEKIIQTADTTSASAIGPIPLPTKRKIYCVLRSPHVDKDSREHFETRTHRRLIDIYSPSAKTIDALMKLDLPSGVDIEVKL; encoded by the coding sequence ATGACTGCATCAATTGCACAACAAAAAATAAGAATAAGACTAAAAGCATTTGATAGAAGAATGCTTGATTTGTCTTGTGAAAAAATAATTCAAACCGCCGATACTACATCTGCCTCAGCAATAGGTCCAATACCTCTACCTACTAAAAGGAAAATCTATTGTGTTTTGAGGTCACCACATGTTGATAAAGATTCTAGAGAGCATTTCGAAACAAGAACTCACCGAAGATTAATAGATATTTATAGTCCTTCCGCAAAAACTATTGATGCCTTAATGAAGTTGGATCTTCCTAGTGGTGTAGATATAGAAGTTAAACTTTAA
- the tuf gene encoding elongation factor Tu codes for MAREKFERNKPHVNIGTIGHVDHGKTTLTAAITNVLAKKGQAQAQDYGDIDGAPEERERGITINTAHVEYETEGRHYAHVDCPGHADYVKNMITGAAQMDGAILVCAATDGPMAQTKEHILLAKQVGVPALVVALNKCDMVDDEEIIELVEMEIRELLDSYDFPGDDIPIVQVSGLKALEGDSTWESKIEELMTAVDASIPEPEREVDKPFLMAVEDVFSITGRGTVATGRIERGKVKVGEEVEIVGIRDTRLTTVTGVEMFRKLLDEGMAGDNVGLLLRGVQKEDIERGMVLVKKGSITPHTQFEGEVYVLKKEEGGRHTPFFAGYRPQFYIRTTDVTGQITAFTSDDGSNVEMVMPGDRIKMTGELICPVAIEQGMRFAIREGGRTIGAGVVSKILK; via the coding sequence ATGGCTCGCGAGAAGTTCGAAAGGAACAAACCACATGTCAACATAGGTACTATTGGCCATGTTGATCATGGAAAAACAACACTTACTGCTGCTATTACAAACGTATTAGCAAAAAAAGGTCAAGCTCAAGCTCAAGACTATGGAGACATTGATGGTGCTCCTGAAGAAAGAGAGCGCGGCATTACTATTAATACAGCTCACGTCGAATATGAAACTGAAGGCAGGCATTATGCTCATGTTGATTGCCCTGGACATGCTGATTATGTAAAAAACATGATTACAGGAGCCGCCCAAATGGACGGAGCTATTCTAGTTTGTGCAGCCACCGATGGCCCTATGGCGCAAACAAAAGAGCATATTCTTCTAGCTAAACAGGTTGGAGTACCTGCTCTTGTAGTAGCTCTTAACAAGTGCGATATGGTCGATGATGAAGAAATTATTGAACTTGTTGAAATGGAAATCAGAGAACTATTAGATAGTTATGATTTCCCTGGAGATGATATTCCTATAGTTCAAGTTTCAGGTTTAAAAGCTCTTGAAGGTGATTCTACTTGGGAATCAAAAATAGAAGAATTAATGACAGCAGTTGATGCAAGCATTCCTGAACCAGAAAGAGAAGTTGATAAACCATTCTTGATGGCAGTTGAAGACGTTTTCTCAATTACTGGTAGAGGAACTGTAGCTACTGGAAGAATTGAAAGAGGAAAAGTTAAGGTTGGAGAAGAAGTTGAAATAGTTGGAATAAGAGATACAAGATTGACAACAGTTACTGGAGTTGAAATGTTCCGTAAACTTCTTGATGAAGGTATGGCTGGTGATAATGTTGGTTTACTTTTACGTGGTGTTCAGAAAGAGGATATTGAGAGAGGAATGGTACTCGTTAAGAAAGGATCCATTACCCCTCATACTCAGTTTGAAGGAGAAGTTTACGTTCTAAAGAAAGAAGAGGGCGGCAGACATACACCTTTCTTCGCAGGTTATAGGCCTCAGTTTTATATCCGAACAACTGATGTGACAGGTCAAATCACAGCCTTTACTTCTGATGACGGTTCTAATGTTGAAATGGTTATGCCAGGTGACAGAATCAAGATGACTGGAGAATTAATTTGTCCAGTAGCTATTGAACAAGGTATGCGATTTGCAATTCGTGAAGGTGGACGTACTATTGGTGCTGGAGTTGTTTCTAAAATTCTCAAATAA